The proteins below come from a single Drosophila kikkawai strain 14028-0561.14 chromosome 3R, DkikHiC1v2, whole genome shotgun sequence genomic window:
- the LOC138929021 gene encoding uncharacterized protein produces MSSIQIEAWDCLLVYMVSLKLPKITLSMWEQSIHNKAEIPTWNELDSFLTERHRTLEAIDDIRPSNSGQIPPRPTAASAPVRRLNSYEARVAPAPRGCDLCSRENHPIRLCPRFLEMDVDGRSDYIRRKQFCLNCFARGHQQRDCTSAHSCLTCRSRHHTLLHRDNPSATAPNPTAPPRPRPAPTPQGTSAAQDHTDVQVCFASGSRAVLLGTALINICHLGRDFQARALIDSGSEATFITERLFRQISPPITPVQTRVSGLNETVAAQSTKLCTLAIRAPSRPGLQLETAAYVLPQLAGKLPSYPIPRDLLKELPDVPLADPTFSESSEIDVLIGADILPSVLLGGSKNNIFGSLLAQETIFGWVLSGPVSSEATSGVSVFSTRISVQSNRSVDKFRPIHSAAVLESRRTQSAQSYRCRICNGFHPLRKCQQFLKLSAHKRLRAVLDNRYCSNCLAHEHSEGTCRSGDQCKTCNQHHHTLLHKHDPGHAPRSQQRAPSYVKFAHQRP; encoded by the coding sequence ATGTCCTCCATTCAAATCGAGGCATGGGATTGTCTCTTAGTGTATATGGTTTCCCTAAAGCTTCCCAAAATCACACTTTcgatgtgggagcaatccatacaCAACAAGGCTGAAATTCCGACATGGAACGAGTTAGATTCGTTTCTGACAGAGCGGCATCGCACTCTGGAAGCGATCGACGACATCAGGCCTAGCAATTCAGGGCAAATTCCGCCAAGACCGACGGCTGCGAGCGCCCCAGTGCGCAGGCTGAATTCCTACGAGGCCAGAGTGGCTCCGGCCCCAAGAGGGTGCGATCTCTGTTCGAGGGAGAACCATCCTATTCGCCTATGTCCGCGTTTCCTTGAAATGGATGTAGATGGTCGCTCCGACTACATTAGGAGAAAGCAGTTTTGCCTGAACTGCTTTGCAAGAGGGCACCAGCAGCGGGATTGCACTAGTGCCCATAGCTGCTTGACGTGCCGCAGCCGTCATCACACCCTTCTGCACCGCGATAATCCCTCCGCGACCGCACCAAATCCGACGGCGCCACCCAGGCCTCGACCGGCGCCTACTCCTCAGGGCACGAGCGCCGCTCAAGATCACACTGATGTGCAAGTGTGCTTTGCTTCCGGCTCAAGAGCCGTTCTATTGGGCACAGCCCTCATTAACATTTGCCATTTAGGCCGCGATTTCCAAGCGCGAGCCTTAATCGACTCTGGTTCCGAGGCAACCTTCATCACGGAGAGGTTGTTTCGTCAAATTAGCCCACCAATTACGCCAGTTCAGACCAGAGTGTCTGGGCTCAACGAGACAGTTGCCGCCCAATCCACCAAGCTCTGCACTCTCGCCATCCGAGCGCCTtccagacccgggctgcagcTGGAAACTGCAGCTTATGTTCTTCCGCAGTTAGCCGGGAAGCTCCCCTCGTATCCGATTCCACGAGACCTACTGAAGGAACTTCCTGACGTCCCGCTTGCTGATCCAACGTTCTCCGAGAGCTCCGAAATCGACGTCCTGATTGGAGCTGACATTCTTCCGTCCGTGCTTCTAGGCGGCTCcaagaataacattttcggCTCTCTCCTGGCGCAAGAGACGATTTTCGGATGGGTGCTCTCAGGCCCAGTGTCTTCAGAGGCCACGAGCGGCGTGTCTGTGttctcgacacgaatttccgtCCAGTCAAACCGCTCGGTGGACAAATTCCGTCCCATTCACAGTGCCGCTGTCTTGGAAAGCAGGCGTACCCAAAGCGcgcagtcctaccgttgccgaatcTGCAACGGGTTCCACCCGCTcaggaaatgccaacagttcctgaaGCTCAGCGCTCAtaagaggctccgtgcggttctcgacaaccgctattgttcaaactgcttggcccacgaacattctgagggaacctgccgcagtggtgaccaatgcaagacgtgcaatcagcaccaccacacactCCTGCATAAGCATGATCCAGGGCATGCACCCCGTTCGCAGCAGCGGGCACCTTCATATGTCAAATTCGCACACCAACGACCATAG